A window from Nitrospirae bacterium YQR-1 encodes these proteins:
- the hisG gene encoding ATP phosphoribosyltransferase, which yields MTEQKQAIKLGMPKGSLQESTFKLFRKAGYHASVSSRSYYPSINDPEIEAMLIRAQEMARYVEKGILDCGLTGYDWILEQGADVYEVAELNYAKEGLRPVRWVIAVPNNSGINCAADLNGKRIATELVGFTKRYLAERSIEAEVDFSWGATEVKPPQLADAIVELTETGSSLRANNLRIVETVLVSTTRFIANKKAWDDPWKRQKIENMVMLLKGALAAEERVGLKMNIQEQNLKDVLNVLPALHSPTVSQLSDSGWLAIEVIVEENTVRELIPQLKKSGATGIVEYPLNKVIP from the coding sequence ATGACGGAACAAAAACAAGCAATAAAGCTGGGAATGCCTAAGGGCAGCCTTCAGGAATCAACATTCAAGTTATTCAGAAAAGCGGGGTATCATGCAAGTGTGTCTTCACGGTCATACTACCCCTCAATAAACGACCCTGAAATAGAGGCTATGTTGATAAGAGCGCAGGAGATGGCAAGGTATGTGGAAAAGGGGATTCTGGACTGCGGGCTGACAGGGTATGACTGGATACTGGAGCAGGGGGCGGACGTTTATGAGGTGGCCGAGTTGAATTATGCCAAGGAGGGGCTTAGGCCGGTGCGCTGGGTGATTGCCGTGCCGAATAATTCCGGCATTAATTGTGCGGCCGATTTAAACGGCAAGCGTATAGCCACTGAGCTTGTCGGTTTCACTAAGCGTTACCTTGCAGAGCGCAGCATAGAGGCAGAGGTTGATTTTTCATGGGGAGCCACTGAGGTTAAACCCCCTCAACTGGCCGATGCGATAGTGGAACTTACCGAAACCGGCTCGTCTCTAAGGGCAAATAATCTGAGAATTGTAGAAACCGTGCTTGTCTCCACCACCCGCTTCATAGCCAACAAAAAAGCATGGGATGACCCGTGGAAACGGCAAAAAATAGAAAATATGGTTATGCTTCTTAAGGGCGCCCTTGCGGCTGAGGAGAGAGTGGGCCTTAAGATGAACATACAGGAGCAGAATCTTAAGGACGTACTAAATGTGCTTCCGGCACTCCACTCCCCAACCGTGTCTCAACTATCCGATTCCGGTTGGCTGGCAATAGAGGTCATTGTAGAGGAAAACACAGTTCGGGAGCTTATTCCGCAACTCAAAAAAAGCGGCGCCACAGGGATTGTGGAATACCCCCTAAATAAGGTAATTCCGTAA
- a CDS encoding dihydroorotate dehydrogenase — MGNKKLEVAISKLQMRTPIMTASGTSGSSDEITKLSGKNEIVQSLGAFVTKGVTLKPRHGNSGIRLAEIQSGKGIINSIGIQNKGAKSFLENDLPRLVQYQLPVVVNISADSIDEFGELAAYLTENDVNKIITGLEINISCPNINEGGIIFGVNPKMVEKVVAAVKKSVGDRVVIITKLTPNVTDITEPAKAAIAGGTDSLSMINTMRAVAIDIESRRPLLGNIIGGLSGPAVKPVGVFMVYECFRKIQECRNKKIPVVGIGGISTWRDALEYIMAGATAVGIGTAWFVNNNVFCEVKNGLVNYTEENNITISALTGISHET; from the coding sequence ATGGGAAACAAGAAGTTAGAAGTTGCAATAAGTAAGTTACAAATGAGGACGCCGATTATGACGGCCTCGGGAACATCCGGCTCAAGTGATGAAATTACAAAGCTCTCAGGGAAAAACGAAATTGTCCAATCCCTCGGTGCCTTTGTAACCAAAGGCGTAACCCTGAAACCACGCCATGGCAATTCCGGTATCAGACTGGCGGAGATTCAATCCGGCAAAGGTATTATTAACTCAATCGGTATTCAAAATAAAGGCGCTAAGTCTTTTCTTGAAAATGATTTGCCACGGCTGGTGCAATATCAACTGCCTGTTGTGGTTAATATCTCGGCGGATTCCATTGATGAATTCGGGGAGCTTGCCGCATATTTGACGGAAAACGATGTGAATAAAATAATCACAGGGCTCGAAATTAACATATCATGCCCAAATATTAATGAGGGCGGTATTATTTTCGGCGTTAACCCTAAAATGGTTGAAAAAGTTGTGGCGGCAGTAAAAAAAAGCGTTGGAGACAGGGTTGTGATTATTACCAAGCTTACACCAAATGTTACAGATATAACTGAACCGGCTAAGGCCGCAATTGCCGGAGGTACTGATTCTTTATCCATGATCAACACCATGCGGGCGGTGGCTATAGACATTGAAAGCAGAAGGCCGCTTTTAGGAAATATCATAGGCGGACTTTCAGGACCGGCTGTTAAACCGGTAGGTGTTTTTATGGTGTATGAGTGCTTCAGAAAAATTCAGGAGTGCCGCAATAAGAAGATTCCTGTTGTCGGAATTGGAGGAATTTCCACATGGCGGGACGCTTTGGAATACATTATGGCAGGAGCTACGGCAGTGGGGATTGGTACAGCATGGTTTGTCAATAACAACGTCTTTTGCGAGGTTAAAAATGGACTGGTTAACTACACGGAAGAAAACAATATAACTATAAGTGCACTGACAGGAATAAGCCATGAGACATAA
- a CDS encoding FecR family protein, translated as MIKNTTFFCRKVYIFLVLAAILTFLGVSESYGAQPVGTITQLEGIGEILRGGNLPAVAAKTADPVYEKDVIRTKSRSKIVITFVDESVLTLAPNTRIDISEYSSDKEKPKTVINMPRGTVRAIVSKSISKRLAATGGTEHFEVHTPNAVAGVRGTDFKSIFMDGVGSVFQVMEGNIGVSSKEMFGRQELLVGPGQQVTVPIGKEPLPPTPLTDKDKQGYGIHSSGGGSQQGSQQALSNVANEFAQGNADTFQQQQQQQTTNNLFTQTNLDFTTDTTNQADVNVPLTDTQSGVLSTSTTTTSVTAKTTTSALITTTTAATTTTAGVTTTTSGTTTTAGATTTAGTTTTSDTTTTTALEPPPPTTTTAVVTTTTAVVSTTTTASTTFQLTSNLGTTESGFTGSSSSDASSYFTGVLSATYKQTGTMYTPFSFTASGNYLASDTSTYPLWYTNVSGSFSSTNTIYTVSGYMGGIKGSSTDSSLLYANFAGIYSDLYGTPVGVLLSYAESSTIGSVTGNFSSTLDTWSASGSLIAIDLDYTKGSYGNSFYTGYVPVGTTSYLGEETSNAGYYLLTLSRSDGVYYGKSISAYADTTGSTYLYFGRLLGKEGTGSGSTAIEYIDVGLYLSVSQFLNLACGGDTAGSSGCSTTTANTVLSTLNIPSVEIGRTSLSGTLTLGSDYVNMYMSNVVFFASSSGSSPAIFTIGSISGSYSFGTSLNTTNITNSTNELTLADSSSSLYMYLHFNQWSGNAWTATIGPSFNRLDTNSGGYLTGSTWSGNVNLSGAAGGAYTGLTSGSLSGNGAGIVTIPSGTSTVPFNHLPIIR; from the coding sequence ATGATAAAAAACACAACGTTTTTTTGCAGGAAAGTTTATATATTTTTAGTATTAGCAGCCATTTTAACATTCCTTGGCGTATCTGAGTCTTATGGTGCGCAACCGGTAGGAACAATAACCCAGCTTGAGGGTATTGGGGAAATATTAAGAGGCGGCAATCTGCCTGCTGTTGCTGCAAAAACGGCAGACCCCGTTTATGAAAAAGACGTGATCCGGACTAAAAGCCGTTCTAAGATAGTGATAACATTTGTCGATGAAAGTGTTTTAACATTGGCGCCAAACACAAGGATAGACATAAGCGAGTATTCCAGTGATAAGGAAAAACCCAAAACAGTAATAAATATGCCCAGAGGTACGGTGCGCGCAATAGTGTCAAAGAGCATATCGAAGCGGCTTGCCGCCACAGGCGGTACAGAGCATTTTGAAGTGCACACGCCTAACGCTGTTGCCGGCGTCAGAGGAACAGACTTTAAAAGTATCTTTATGGATGGAGTCGGCTCTGTTTTTCAGGTTATGGAAGGTAACATAGGGGTTAGCAGCAAGGAAATGTTTGGGAGGCAGGAGTTGTTAGTAGGCCCGGGTCAACAGGTTACGGTGCCGATAGGGAAGGAACCATTACCACCTACACCTCTTACCGACAAAGACAAACAAGGCTATGGCATACATAGCTCAGGCGGCGGCTCTCAACAAGGCTCCCAGCAGGCTCTTTCTAATGTAGCCAACGAATTTGCTCAGGGTAATGCAGACACATTTCAGCAACAGCAACAGCAGCAGACAACGAACAATCTATTTACACAAACAAATTTAGATTTTACAACAGACACAACCAATCAGGCTGATGTTAATGTTCCTTTAACGGATACACAATCAGGGGTCTTATCAACATCAACTACAACAACAAGCGTAACGGCTAAGACTACCACCTCAGCCTTGATAACTACCACTACAGCAGCAACAACCACCACTGCCGGGGTGACAACTACGACTTCCGGGACAACTACGACTGCCGGTGCAACTACGACTGCCGGTACAACCACCACATCCGATACAACAACTACTACAGCACTGGAGCCTCCACCTCCAACCACCACTACTGCAGTAGTAACAACTACAACAGCGGTTGTATCAACCACCACTACTGCATCAACCACCTTTCAATTGACAAGCAATTTAGGAACTACGGAGTCAGGCTTTACCGGCTCATCAAGCTCTGATGCATCCAGCTATTTTACCGGTGTGCTCAGTGCCACATATAAACAAACTGGAACTATGTACACACCATTTTCATTCACCGCCTCCGGCAACTATCTGGCATCGGACACTTCCACATATCCACTGTGGTACACAAACGTAAGCGGGTCATTTTCAAGTACCAATACCATTTACACCGTATCAGGGTATATGGGTGGAATCAAGGGTAGTTCTACAGACAGTTCTCTTTTGTATGCAAATTTTGCAGGAATTTATAGTGATTTATATGGTACTCCGGTAGGTGTGCTGCTTTCGTATGCGGAGAGCTCAACCATTGGAAGCGTTACCGGTAACTTTAGTTCTACATTAGATACATGGAGTGCCAGCGGTTCGCTTATTGCGATAGATTTGGATTACACAAAAGGAAGTTATGGCAATTCATTTTATACCGGATATGTTCCTGTGGGCACAACTTCCTATTTAGGAGAGGAAACTAGTAATGCAGGTTATTACCTTCTTACACTTTCAAGGTCAGATGGTGTCTATTACGGCAAAAGTATTTCTGCATATGCTGATACAACCGGTAGTACCTACCTATATTTTGGAAGGTTGCTGGGAAAAGAGGGGACAGGCAGCGGCTCTACTGCAATTGAATATATAGATGTCGGGTTGTATTTGTCGGTAAGCCAGTTTTTAAACCTTGCCTGCGGCGGTGATACGGCCGGTTCTTCCGGGTGTTCGACCACAACAGCTAACACAGTGCTCTCCACTCTGAATATACCGTCTGTGGAGATAGGAAGGACATCTCTAAGCGGTACCCTCACCTTGGGTAGTGATTATGTCAACATGTACATGAGTAACGTTGTGTTTTTTGCATCATCATCAGGAAGCTCTCCTGCGATCTTTACAATCGGAAGCATATCCGGTTCATATTCATTTGGTACCTCCCTCAATACTACTAATATAACCAACAGTACAAATGAGTTGACACTGGCTGATTCATCAAGTAGTTTATACATGTATTTGCATTTTAACCAGTGGAGCGGCAATGCCTGGACAGCGACCATAGGACCGTCTTTTAACCGTCTTGACACTAACTCCGGTGGATACCTTACCGGCTCAACATGGAGTGGCAATGTTAATCTTTCAGGTGCGGCGGGGGGGGCTTATACAGGCTTAACAAGCGGCAGCCTAAGCGGCAACGGTGCGGGTATTGTAACTATACCGTCGGGCACATCCACCGTTCCATTTAATCACTTACCTATAATCCGGTAA
- a CDS encoding flippase has product MNAPSDKKDNDSEVQPDAVSVVARNYLFIFIARILRIGTGLLLLFGLARVLTVGDFGNFVFVVNLAASVMSIAFYGVGQALVREVSQNKGKASLFIAIAMKVRVYLAVASFAALIGFAWVMKVDNLILLALIVSAVAEIFRAFSDLSKDVFRAFEKMHYEMFLTTVYSAVLLAAVVVAVYFKSGFMPVILAILVAQVVQFILSMRIMVRKFAVPAKAVPMDALIVFLKDAFTLGLGVLFVQIIGRLPALFLKYFKGAEEVAFFETSHGIIIQTLVLSEVLMTVFLPRFSIMAALQDKERIKDVGSKLLKVLLVFSLNVSIVFFVFSKETMGLLYGQKYETSWMVLRILAYSVVFLFLANFAHLFFISLKMQRQFIFCNLISLILIAISLAVLVPLYGYRGAAVASVTAYFSNFLVSLFVLNRSVLKLPVAVLIKALAYSAVSVFAGLMLKDYNIYLAAAVSEVIFLGLAVWGGIFEKDEKIYIADILGRLKPHERRFQP; this is encoded by the coding sequence ATGAATGCACCCTCAGATAAAAAAGACAATGATTCAGAAGTCCAACCCGATGCTGTAAGTGTTGTTGCAAGGAACTACCTTTTTATTTTTATAGCTCGCATACTTAGAATCGGCACAGGGCTGCTCTTACTTTTTGGGCTTGCCAGGGTACTAACTGTAGGGGATTTCGGTAACTTTGTCTTTGTGGTAAACCTTGCGGCAAGTGTGATGAGCATAGCCTTCTACGGAGTGGGGCAGGCCCTTGTCAGGGAAGTTTCACAAAATAAGGGGAAAGCCTCACTGTTTATTGCAATAGCCATGAAGGTTAGGGTGTATCTCGCTGTGGCCTCATTTGCCGCTTTAATCGGTTTTGCCTGGGTTATGAAAGTAGATAACCTGATTTTGCTGGCTCTTATTGTTTCCGCCGTTGCTGAAATTTTCAGGGCCTTTTCAGACCTCTCGAAAGATGTTTTCAGAGCGTTTGAGAAAATGCACTATGAAATGTTTCTTACAACAGTTTATTCTGCTGTACTGCTTGCAGCCGTAGTGGTTGCTGTTTATTTCAAGAGTGGATTTATGCCGGTTATTTTAGCAATCTTAGTGGCACAGGTCGTACAATTTATTTTAAGCATGCGGATTATGGTAAGAAAATTTGCAGTGCCGGCTAAAGCAGTGCCGATGGATGCCCTCATTGTGTTTCTCAAAGATGCCTTCACCCTTGGGCTTGGCGTGCTGTTTGTACAAATCATCGGAAGGCTGCCGGCACTGTTTTTAAAATACTTCAAAGGGGCGGAAGAGGTTGCTTTTTTTGAAACCTCTCACGGTATTATTATTCAGACACTGGTTCTTAGCGAGGTACTGATGACAGTGTTTTTACCGAGGTTTTCCATTATGGCCGCTTTGCAGGATAAGGAGAGAATCAAAGATGTCGGAAGTAAACTGCTAAAGGTACTCCTTGTGTTTTCTCTGAATGTTTCAATTGTATTTTTTGTCTTTTCTAAGGAAACTATGGGGTTGCTCTATGGACAGAAGTATGAAACATCATGGATGGTTTTAAGGATTCTTGCTTACTCTGTAGTGTTTTTGTTTTTGGCTAATTTTGCCCATCTATTTTTTATTTCCTTAAAGATGCAAAGGCAGTTTATATTTTGTAATTTAATTTCTCTTATACTTATAGCCATATCGCTTGCCGTGTTGGTTCCGTTGTATGGATACAGGGGGGCGGCGGTTGCATCCGTCACTGCTTATTTTTCAAATTTTCTTGTCTCCCTCTTTGTACTAAACCGCTCTGTGCTAAAACTTCCCGTTGCTGTTTTAATAAAAGCTCTTGCCTATTCCGCTGTTTCGGTCTTTGCAGGACTTATGCTTAAAGACTATAATATATACCTTGCAGCGGCAGTGTCTGAAGTAATTTTTTTAGGATTAGCCGTTTGGGGAGGTATTTTTGAAAAGGATGAAAAGATATATATAGCTGATATACTTGGGAGGTTAAAACCGCATGAAAGGAGATTTCAGCCGTGA